A single genomic interval of Natronoarchaeum philippinense harbors:
- a CDS encoding metallophosphoesterase family protein, with protein MRETASRPDPGVVAPLEETLLARFDRPRVDDPVRLAVLADAHLATRAEGSWKVLHRTEAALERAIDDLGERSLDGVLVAGDLTKDGEARNFDRYESLIERVDAPTATVPGNHDVPKAGLDHSVMSVEAFADRFCEHGLPARRSFGGVDVLLLNTATHPHGRLRTSAGGVVAASQREWLDDALASAETPIVLQHHPVMALPEHERFSRSHFTLRDADATLDILAAHEVPLVLSGHHHLPAVNRERGVREMIAPALCSFPRGYLLVEVEPVGTTVRFVPVETRDAAFDVRVHGAAGNQVGRAVMEWAEHRLARAPLVDERTEE; from the coding sequence ATGCGAGAGACGGCTTCCAGACCCGACCCCGGCGTCGTCGCGCCCCTCGAAGAGACGCTGTTGGCGCGATTCGATCGTCCGCGCGTCGACGACCCCGTCAGGCTCGCCGTGCTGGCCGACGCCCACCTTGCGACGCGAGCCGAGGGGTCGTGGAAAGTGCTCCATCGCACCGAGGCAGCGCTCGAACGCGCGATCGACGATCTCGGGGAGCGATCGCTCGACGGCGTGCTGGTGGCCGGCGACCTCACCAAAGACGGCGAGGCGCGGAACTTCGACCGCTACGAGTCGCTGATCGAACGGGTCGACGCGCCGACGGCGACCGTACCGGGGAACCACGACGTGCCAAAGGCCGGTCTCGACCACTCGGTGATGTCGGTCGAGGCGTTCGCCGACCGCTTTTGCGAGCACGGGCTTCCGGCTCGTCGGTCGTTCGGCGGCGTCGACGTACTCCTACTGAACACTGCGACACACCCCCACGGACGACTGCGCACGAGCGCCGGCGGTGTGGTCGCAGCGTCTCAGCGCGAGTGGCTCGACGACGCGCTCGCCAGCGCCGAGACGCCGATCGTCCTGCAACATCACCCCGTGATGGCGCTCCCCGAGCACGAGCGGTTCTCTAGGAGCCATTTCACGCTGCGGGACGCCGACGCGACACTCGACATACTCGCGGCCCACGAGGTGCCGCTCGTTCTCTCGGGCCATCATCACCTGCCGGCCGTCAACCGCGAGCGCGGCGTCCGGGAGATGATCGCGCCGGCGCTTTGCTCGTTCCCCAGAGGCTACCTGCTCGTCGAGGTCGAGCCCGTCGGAACGACGGTGCGATTCGTCCCCGTCGAGACCCGAGACGCCGCGTTCGACGTGCGCGTCCACGGAGCGGCCGGGAATCAGGTCGGGCGCGCAGTGATGGAGTGGGCAGAACACCGGCTCGCGCGCGCACCGCTCGTCGACGAGCGGACGGAGGAGTAA
- the nadC gene encoding carboxylating nicotinate-nucleotide diphosphorylase codes for MPVTDRRVERWLREDVGHHDVTNDVPGETAGRLVAKERGVLAGIEAATAVFEYLGVGVIDAAADGDRIEPGDAVLRVEGDARDVLRAERVAVNLAGHASGVATTTRAAVDRAREVSETVEIAATRKTTPGLRGVEKRAVVAGGGDTHRLDLSHMVMIKDNHVAEMGLEDAVEHFREKASFATKLDVEVEEPADAPRAADAGADIVLLDNMTPDETSEAVELLRAADADALAEASGGITVETVPEYAATGVDVISMGALTHSAPTLDLSFRTG; via the coding sequence ATGCCCGTCACCGATCGCCGAGTCGAGCGCTGGCTGCGCGAGGACGTGGGCCATCACGACGTGACCAACGACGTGCCGGGCGAGACGGCGGGGCGGCTCGTCGCCAAAGAGCGCGGCGTCCTCGCCGGGATCGAGGCCGCGACGGCCGTCTTCGAGTACCTCGGCGTCGGCGTCATCGACGCCGCGGCAGACGGCGACCGGATCGAGCCGGGAGACGCCGTGCTTCGGGTCGAGGGCGACGCCAGAGACGTGCTACGCGCCGAGCGCGTCGCCGTGAATCTCGCGGGCCACGCCTCCGGCGTCGCCACGACGACGCGCGCCGCGGTCGATCGCGCGCGAGAGGTCAGCGAGACGGTCGAGATCGCGGCCACCAGAAAGACCACGCCGGGACTGCGCGGCGTCGAGAAGCGCGCGGTCGTCGCCGGCGGCGGCGACACCCACCGGCTCGATCTGTCCCACATGGTGATGATCAAAGACAACCACGTCGCCGAGATGGGGCTGGAGGACGCCGTCGAACACTTCCGCGAGAAGGCGTCGTTCGCTACGAAGCTCGATGTCGAAGTCGAGGAGCCGGCAGACGCGCCGCGGGCCGCCGACGCCGGGGCCGACATCGTCCTGCTCGACAACATGACGCCCGACGAGACGAGCGAAGCCGTCGAGTTGCTCCGAGCCGCCGATGCTGACGCCCTCGCGGAGGCGTCGGGCGGCATCACCGTCGAAACGGTCCCCGAGTACGCGGCGACCGGCGTCGACGTGATCTCGATGGGAGCGCTGACCCACAGCGCGCCGACGCTGGATCTGTCCTTCCGGACCGGGTGA
- a CDS encoding HVO_0476 family zinc finger protein, which produces MTETAERVAATCPSCSPDVETVHEVLKPGGQATVRCTECDHVHKTTIEQDTTIQRSVVVSQEGDSFTAQAEPPADETLAVGEEFVLDTEEAIMTVRITSLELDTGGRVEEATAEDVDTIWTRAVGNVGVNATIHPKDGRREETRSVTLQVPGDYEFTVDEVDELGGEEFTVEGIYVRDDAVGYNHDKLDHSGDSAIAKDVKRLYVRDETSTAWSAW; this is translated from the coding sequence ATGACAGAGACAGCAGAGCGCGTGGCCGCCACGTGCCCCTCGTGTTCGCCGGACGTAGAGACGGTCCACGAGGTTCTCAAGCCCGGCGGTCAGGCGACGGTTCGATGTACCGAGTGCGATCACGTCCACAAGACGACGATCGAACAGGACACCACGATTCAGCGAAGTGTGGTCGTCTCGCAGGAAGGCGATTCCTTTACCGCACAGGCCGAGCCGCCGGCCGACGAGACGCTCGCGGTGGGCGAGGAGTTCGTCCTCGACACCGAGGAAGCGATCATGACCGTCCGGATCACCAGCCTCGAACTCGACACCGGCGGGCGCGTCGAGGAAGCCACGGCCGAAGATGTCGACACGATCTGGACGCGCGCGGTGGGCAACGTCGGCGTCAACGCGACGATCCACCCCAAGGACGGCCGCCGCGAGGAGACCCGGAGCGTCACGCTGCAGGTCCCCGGCGACTACGAGTTCACCGTCGACGAGGTCGACGAACTCGGCGGCGAGGAGTTCACCGTCGAGGGGATCTACGTCCGCGACGACGCCGTCGGCTACAACCACGACAAGCTCGACCACTCTGGCGATTCGGCCATCGCCAAGGACGTCAAGCGGCTGTACGTCCGCGACGAGACGTCGACCGCGTGGTCGGCTTGGTGA
- a CDS encoding protein-L-isoaspartate(D-aspartate) O-methyltransferase — protein MFGTDNSEDAAYERRREQLVDRLAESGQISDAATLDALRAVPRHLFVPDNRRESAYADRPLPIGDDQTISAPHMVGIMAELLDVGPGDDVLEIGTGCGYHAAVTAELVGAEHVYSVEYSAALAERARETLAELGYGDVSIRVDDGRDGWAEHAPYDAAYLTCAAPELPDAVGAQLREGGVALAPIGTRRQTLCRYRKRSDGEFDIQDRGSVRFVRLRG, from the coding sequence ATGTTCGGCACCGATAATTCCGAGGACGCTGCCTACGAGCGCCGACGCGAGCAACTGGTCGATCGACTCGCAGAGAGCGGACAGATCTCCGACGCTGCGACGCTCGACGCGCTCCGTGCGGTGCCGCGCCACCTATTTGTCCCTGACAACCGACGCGAGAGCGCTTACGCCGATCGGCCGCTACCGATCGGCGACGACCAGACGATCAGCGCGCCACACATGGTCGGCATCATGGCGGAGCTGCTCGACGTTGGGCCGGGCGACGACGTACTCGAAATCGGGACTGGCTGTGGCTACCACGCCGCCGTCACCGCCGAACTCGTCGGCGCCGAGCACGTCTACAGCGTCGAGTACAGCGCCGCCCTCGCAGAACGCGCCCGCGAGACGCTCGCCGAACTCGGCTATGGCGACGTTTCGATTCGGGTCGACGACGGCCGCGATGGATGGGCCGAGCACGCTCCCTACGACGCGGCGTATCTGACCTGCGCGGCGCCGGAGCTCCCCGATGCGGTCGGCGCGCAACTGCGCGAGGGCGGCGTCGCGCTGGCGCCGATCGGCACGCGCCGGCAGACGCTCTGTCGCTACCGGAAGCGCTCGGACGGCGAGTTCGATATCCAAGACCGCGGCAGCGTCCGGTTCGTTCGGCTGCGCGGCTGA
- a CDS encoding alkaline phosphatase family protein, translated as MIVLGLDGATFSLIEPWAESGRLPNFQRLLDESVHGDLESTVPEITVPAWPAFATGRDPTELDMYGFTHFNRDTLENDLSHDEFVPGKLWDVVDDQGGSSVVFNIPGSYPWQAIDGTIIAAAPEYKDEYAHPPERWDDLDDLVDGYKLRNDEPPGSRAYVDLSLELADKRFDAFEHFIAEDDPDLAVGLIRATDRVAHHYWGEQSVPPATTDNPVFEVYERVDERLGELLDAHEDEDLVVMSDHGFEKVRQQFAANVVLERAGLVSLTDSGDATKAALGSARDLASDVLGRAGLLTLARKVIPESALTDIPTGDSLGLDNALSTGRIDWSETRALADVGQKTTMVYALADDPDVVDRICDDAESALRDATEREGLDARFVRLDRGGPHTPDLCMVIETPEVHASSRFDADDVLFDVGTSGHAREGIFLARGPSFRDGSTEGATLTDVAPTVLHALGYRLPASMTGDVLDVFAEGSDPAECTPDRYDFIGADAVTEGGVTGDDEKEDEVKDRLRELGYLE; from the coding sequence ATGATCGTTCTCGGACTCGACGGCGCGACGTTCTCTCTCATCGAGCCGTGGGCGGAGTCCGGCCGTTTGCCGAACTTCCAACGACTGCTCGACGAGAGCGTTCACGGAGATCTCGAAAGCACGGTTCCCGAAATCACTGTCCCGGCCTGGCCCGCGTTCGCCACCGGCCGCGATCCGACCGAACTCGATATGTACGGGTTCACGCACTTCAACCGGGACACCTTGGAGAACGACCTGAGCCACGACGAGTTCGTCCCCGGCAAGCTTTGGGACGTTGTTGACGACCAAGGCGGCTCGTCGGTCGTGTTCAACATCCCCGGCTCCTACCCTTGGCAGGCAATCGACGGCACCATCATCGCCGCCGCGCCCGAGTACAAAGACGAGTACGCTCACCCGCCCGAGCGTTGGGACGACCTCGACGATCTCGTCGACGGCTACAAGCTCCGCAACGACGAGCCGCCGGGCTCGCGCGCCTACGTCGACTTGAGTCTCGAACTGGCCGACAAGCGGTTCGACGCCTTCGAGCACTTCATCGCCGAAGACGACCCCGATCTCGCGGTCGGGTTGATCCGGGCGACCGATCGGGTTGCCCACCACTACTGGGGCGAGCAGTCCGTCCCTCCCGCGACGACAGACAACCCCGTCTTCGAGGTGTACGAGCGCGTCGACGAGCGCCTCGGCGAGTTGCTCGATGCTCACGAGGACGAGGATCTCGTCGTCATGAGCGACCACGGCTTCGAGAAAGTTCGACAGCAGTTCGCGGCAAACGTCGTTCTCGAGCGCGCCGGCCTCGTCTCGCTGACTGACTCGGGTGACGCGACCAAGGCCGCACTCGGCTCTGCCCGTGATCTCGCTAGCGACGTGCTCGGCCGCGCCGGGTTGCTAACGCTCGCTCGGAAGGTGATTCCGGAAAGCGCGTTGACCGACATCCCCACCGGGGATTCGCTCGGACTCGACAACGCCCTGAGCACCGGCCGGATCGATTGGTCCGAGACGCGTGCGCTCGCTGATGTCGGCCAGAAGACGACGATGGTGTACGCGCTGGCCGACGACCCGGACGTAGTCGATCGGATCTGTGACGACGCCGAATCCGCGCTGCGGGACGCCACAGAGCGCGAAGGACTCGACGCCCGGTTCGTGCGACTCGACAGGGGCGGCCCGCACACGCCGGATCTCTGTATGGTGATCGAAACGCCGGAAGTCCACGCCTCTTCGCGATTCGACGCCGACGACGTGCTGTTCGATGTCGGTACCAGCGGGCACGCCCGCGAGGGCATCTTCCTCGCTCGGGGACCGTCGTTCCGCGACGGCTCGACCGAGGGTGCGACGCTGACTGACGTGGCGCCGACGGTCCTGCACGCGCTCGGCTATCGCCTGCCGGCCTCGATGACTGGCGACGTGCTCGACGTGTTTGCGGAGGGCAGTGACCCTGCTGAATGCACCCCCGACCGATACGACTTTATCGGCGCGGACGCCGTCACCGAGGGCGGCGTGACCGGCGACGACGAGAAAGAAGACGAAGTCAAGGATCGATTGCGCGAACTCGGATATCTGGAGTAG
- a CDS encoding DUF7382 domain-containing protein has translation MRTHEAFISDDRAIEGLPIRLVIALVVGVASLSIMMSMLGGIGTLGATELDAQPNEEVIDAAEQSLSVTVVDESGEPVEGATIVVDGDSAQLDEIATGTSGADGSASVRIDPELRQNQDRGTLKIDIKPPSGTDFQDERQNTEVLVVDR, from the coding sequence ATGCGAACGCACGAAGCGTTCATCTCGGACGACAGGGCCATCGAAGGACTGCCGATCAGACTGGTGATCGCACTGGTCGTCGGCGTCGCCAGCCTGAGCATCATGATGTCGATGCTCGGCGGTATCGGAACCTTAGGAGCGACCGAGTTGGACGCACAGCCCAACGAGGAAGTGATCGACGCCGCCGAGCAGTCCCTCTCGGTGACCGTCGTCGACGAGAGCGGCGAACCGGTCGAAGGGGCGACGATCGTCGTCGACGGCGACTCCGCTCAACTCGACGAAATCGCCACTGGAACATCGGGTGCCGACGGCTCAGCGTCGGTACGGATCGATCCCGAGCTCCGCCAGAATCAGGATCGCGGGACGCTCAAGATCGACATCAAGCCGCCGAGCGGCACGGACTTTCAGGACGAGCGGCAGAACACGGAGGTGCTGGTAGTCGACCGCTAG
- a CDS encoding L-aspartate oxidase gives MSEDHLTADVLVVGSGIAGCAAALAAAREVSEGRRPSEKRAADGREHADVLVVTKAERPEDASTDWAQGGIATTRNDAEQFKRDVIDASAGTADPDAVDVLVEDADTAVEDVLLDTLDVGFDTSDDANGVADETGETGEEFDYAREAAHSAERILHVDASTGTHILRPFLQYLDDHERVTILEDTAALDLLTHEGRVHGAQLDRTPSGERAPTGYPVFAGATVLATGGIGSLYPRSTNPAGSTGDGVAMAALAGADVEDMEYVQFHPTAFDPDADAERGDAADGDADGETTFLLSEAVRGEGALLRNAEGERFMPEYHEDAELAPRDVVARAVDREREATGEVVLDVEPVDFEREFPDLAAECEARGVDWTEGIPVAPCEHFLCGGVAVDDRGRTSLDRLFAVGECARTGVHGANRLASTSLLEGLVWGLRAGEASVGAEPEPIEAPDLLDSDPALPDRFAAEKFTRLRRVMDERVGLRRDSDGLRRAAAVLRRLKGEVDAYVRTRTARDLYELRNASVTALLIARAAAENPESVGCHYLDDADAPEATTRAGAGD, from the coding sequence ATGAGCGAGGACCACCTCACCGCGGACGTGCTCGTCGTCGGCTCCGGCATCGCCGGCTGTGCGGCCGCGCTCGCCGCCGCGCGCGAGGTAAGCGAGGGCCGACGGCCCTCGGAAAAGCGAGCGGCCGACGGCCGCGAGCACGCCGACGTACTCGTCGTGACCAAAGCCGAACGCCCCGAGGACGCCAGCACCGACTGGGCCCAAGGTGGCATCGCCACGACGCGGAACGACGCCGAGCAGTTCAAGCGGGACGTGATCGACGCCAGCGCCGGCACCGCCGATCCGGACGCCGTCGACGTGCTCGTCGAGGACGCCGACACGGCCGTCGAGGACGTGCTGCTCGACACGCTCGATGTCGGCTTCGATACGAGCGACGACGCTAACGGGGTAGCCGACGAGACCGGTGAGACTGGCGAGGAGTTCGATTACGCTCGTGAAGCCGCCCACTCCGCCGAGCGGATCCTCCACGTCGACGCCTCGACGGGGACCCACATCCTCCGGCCGTTCCTCCAGTATCTCGACGACCACGAGCGCGTGACGATTCTCGAGGACACGGCCGCGCTCGACCTTCTCACCCACGAGGGGCGCGTCCACGGCGCTCAACTCGACCGGACGCCGTCGGGCGAGCGCGCACCGACGGGCTATCCCGTGTTCGCGGGCGCGACGGTGCTTGCGACCGGCGGCATCGGCTCGCTGTATCCGCGGTCGACGAATCCGGCGGGTTCGACCGGCGACGGCGTCGCCATGGCCGCGCTGGCCGGCGCCGACGTGGAGGACATGGAGTACGTCCAGTTCCATCCGACCGCGTTCGATCCGGACGCCGACGCCGAGCGCGGCGACGCCGCCGACGGGGACGCCGACGGCGAGACGACGTTCCTGCTCAGCGAGGCGGTCCGCGGCGAGGGCGCCCTGCTCAGAAACGCCGAAGGCGAGCGGTTCATGCCCGAGTACCACGAGGACGCCGAACTCGCACCTAGGGACGTTGTCGCCCGCGCGGTCGACCGGGAGCGCGAAGCGACCGGCGAGGTCGTGCTAGACGTCGAGCCGGTCGACTTCGAACGCGAATTTCCCGACCTCGCCGCGGAGTGCGAGGCCCGCGGCGTCGACTGGACCGAGGGCATCCCCGTCGCGCCCTGCGAGCATTTCCTCTGTGGCGGCGTCGCCGTCGACGACCGCGGCCGAACGAGTCTGGATCGACTGTTCGCGGTCGGCGAGTGCGCGCGCACCGGCGTCCACGGCGCCAACCGACTGGCCAGCACCAGCCTGCTCGAAGGGTTGGTCTGGGGGCTCCGGGCCGGCGAAGCGTCGGTCGGCGCCGAACCCGAGCCGATCGAAGCGCCGGACCTGCTCGACAGCGATCCCGCGCTCCCCGACCGGTTCGCCGCCGAGAAGTTCACGCGCCTGCGCCGGGTGATGGACGAGCGCGTCGGCCTCCGCCGCGATTCGGACGGACTCCGACGCGCGGCCGCCGTGCTCCGGCGACTCAAGGGCGAGGTCGACGCGTACGTCCGGACCCGTACCGCCAGAGATCTCTACGAGCTTCGCAACGCCAGCGTCACCGCCCTGCTGATCGCCCGGGCCGCCGCCGAGAACCCCGAATCGGTCGGCTGTCACTACCTCGACGACGCCGACGCGCCGGAAGCCACCACACGGGCGGGTGCGGGCGACTGA
- the nadA gene encoding quinolinate synthase NadA, with amino-acid sequence METADIETDLSLFKYDNLEQLPEQYRGLDESERSERIDAALDALGDDVVILGHNYQRREIVEHADYIGDSYQLSKEAAAADAEYVIFGGVTFMAESADIITDDDQTVILPSMEASCPMAGMAEALQVDAAWAEITEAAPDEEIIPITYMNSYADLKAFTAEHGGAVCTSSNAHLVFEWALEKGDKVLFLPDKHLGENTAHRLGLEDETADWDPWDPEGKDAEEVAESDIILWDGYCQVHERFRDHHIESIREDHDDVNVVVHPECRREVVEAADVVGSTSTICEVVEEADPGDTWAIGTEIHLTNHLDRWHPEVEVVPLCGDACMDCNAMRQIDPNYLTWVLEELVAGRERNVIEVAPREKELAEVAMNRMLELQG; translated from the coding sequence ATGGAAACAGCAGACATCGAAACCGACCTCAGCCTCTTCAAGTACGACAACCTCGAACAGTTACCCGAACAGTACCGGGGACTGGACGAGTCCGAGCGTTCGGAGCGCATCGACGCCGCGCTCGACGCGCTCGGCGACGACGTCGTCATTCTCGGGCACAACTACCAGCGCCGGGAGATCGTCGAGCACGCCGACTACATCGGCGACTCCTACCAACTCTCGAAGGAGGCCGCCGCGGCCGACGCCGAGTACGTGATCTTCGGCGGCGTGACGTTCATGGCCGAGAGCGCCGACATCATCACCGACGACGATCAGACGGTTATTCTCCCGAGCATGGAGGCGTCCTGCCCGATGGCCGGGATGGCCGAGGCGCTGCAGGTCGACGCCGCGTGGGCCGAGATCACCGAGGCTGCGCCAGACGAGGAGATCATCCCGATTACCTACATGAACTCCTACGCCGACCTCAAGGCCTTTACCGCCGAGCACGGCGGTGCAGTCTGTACCTCCTCGAACGCCCACCTCGTGTTCGAGTGGGCCCTAGAGAAGGGCGACAAAGTCCTCTTCCTGCCCGACAAGCACCTTGGCGAGAACACCGCCCATCGGCTCGGCCTCGAAGACGAGACGGCCGACTGGGACCCGTGGGACCCCGAGGGCAAAGACGCCGAAGAAGTCGCCGAAAGCGACATCATCCTCTGGGACGGCTACTGTCAGGTCCACGAGCGCTTCCGTGATCATCACATCGAGAGCATCCGCGAGGACCACGACGACGTGAACGTCGTCGTCCACCCAGAATGCCGCCGCGAAGTCGTGGAAGCCGCCGACGTGGTCGGCTCGACCAGCACGATCTGCGAAGTCGTCGAGGAGGCCGACCCCGGCGACACGTGGGCGATCGGCACGGAGATCCACCTGACGAACCACCTCGATCGCTGGCACCCCGAGGTCGAGGTGGTGCCGCTGTGCGGTGACGCCTGCATGGACTGCAACGCGATGCGCCAGATCGACCCCAACTACCTGACGTGGGTCCTCGAAGAGCTCGTCGCGGGCCGCGAGCGCAACGTGATCGAAGTCGCGCCCCGCGAGAAGGAACTCGCCGAGGTGGCGATGAACCGCATGCTGGAGCTACAGGGCTGA
- a CDS encoding PhnD/SsuA/transferrin family substrate-binding protein, producing MPREDADTTGDADFGGASRRTLLRSLGAVSVVGAVAAGRWIGPWDRPFTLARPPASTLSSADGAGPADDSANDQPFDADDALATERVPTPTTALRRLVAGSVAAAELDPLTALLAEKAGLGTVVLQASGGIPAGEDPWTVESVLAAGGDGIDSAAALGGETVVLGAPLRAVDSLYPMAAIEEATAEPPTLRWIERGSATGAATVAGAPEATPVVGTAARNAERAGLSIVASAGKLPRPVIVAGNPLPAAERERFVAAAFDAADDRQGWFGTVRRRDAAALDAVAERAADAGIHLDAL from the coding sequence GTGCCGCGCGAGGACGCCGATACCACTGGAGACGCCGATTTCGGCGGGGCGTCACGCCGAACGCTACTGCGCTCGCTCGGCGCCGTGAGCGTGGTCGGTGCCGTCGCCGCCGGGCGCTGGATCGGCCCGTGGGATCGCCCGTTCACGCTGGCACGGCCGCCTGCCTCGACGCTGTCGAGTGCGGACGGAGCCGGCCCCGCAGACGACAGCGCAAACGATCAGCCGTTCGATGCCGACGACGCGCTGGCCACCGAGCGCGTCCCGACGCCGACGACCGCACTCCGTCGGCTCGTCGCGGGCAGCGTCGCGGCGGCCGAACTCGACCCGCTCACTGCGCTACTGGCCGAAAAAGCCGGCCTAGGAACCGTCGTGCTGCAGGCGTCCGGCGGCATCCCTGCGGGCGAAGATCCGTGGACTGTCGAGAGCGTGCTCGCGGCCGGGGGCGACGGCATCGACTCGGCGGCTGCGCTGGGAGGTGAAACGGTCGTGCTTGGTGCCCCGCTTCGGGCAGTCGACTCGCTATACCCGATGGCGGCAATCGAGGAGGCAACAGCCGAACCGCCCACGCTGCGCTGGATCGAACGCGGCAGCGCAACGGGCGCGGCGACCGTGGCGGGTGCGCCGGAAGCGACGCCGGTAGTGGGGACGGCCGCCCGGAACGCCGAGCGCGCCGGGCTTTCGATCGTCGCCAGCGCCGGAAAACTTCCTCGGCCCGTGATCGTCGCAGGAAACCCCCTACCAGCCGCCGAGCGCGAACGGTTCGTCGCCGCCGCGTTCGACGCCGCCGACGATCGGCAGGGCTGGTTCGGCACCGTTCGGCGCCGTGACGCCGCAGCGCTCGATGCCGTCGCCGAGCGGGCCGCAGACGCCGGTATCCACCTCGACGCACTGTGA
- a CDS encoding protein-L-isoaspartate O-methyltransferase family protein — protein sequence MELAVLRDDMVDSLEHEAKRVVRSDRLSIAMREVPRHEFVEDDRGAYADTSHQRLGTRVLAPSDAARLLEALDVEPDHSVLIVGAGVGYTAAVAAEIAGARNVHAIDITRSLVLEARHNLAKAGYGEVLVDRRDGADGLAEYAPYDRILLEAAAIQPPDALREQLAEDGRLVMPRGASEQTLTAFDADGGAEELGGVAFAPLLVEGEQIDAVERNRTAREDREHARREAQSRHGWQRDWIDWDDR from the coding sequence ATGGAACTGGCGGTGCTGCGCGACGACATGGTCGACAGCCTCGAACACGAGGCAAAGCGGGTCGTGCGCAGCGATCGGCTCAGCATTGCGATGCGGGAGGTCCCCCGCCACGAGTTCGTCGAGGACGACCGCGGCGCGTACGCCGACACCAGCCACCAACGTCTCGGAACGCGCGTCCTCGCGCCGAGCGACGCCGCTCGACTGCTCGAAGCCCTCGACGTCGAACCGGATCATTCGGTGCTGATCGTCGGTGCCGGCGTCGGCTACACCGCCGCGGTCGCCGCCGAAATCGCGGGTGCGCGCAACGTCCACGCGATCGACATCACGCGCTCGCTCGTGCTGGAGGCGCGGCACAACCTCGCAAAGGCCGGCTACGGCGAGGTGCTGGTCGACCGCCGCGACGGCGCCGACGGGCTGGCCGAGTACGCACCCTACGATCGCATTCTGCTCGAAGCGGCTGCGATCCAGCCTCCCGATGCGCTGCGCGAGCAACTGGCCGAAGACGGTCGGCTCGTGATGCCCCGCGGCGCGAGCGAGCAGACGCTGACCGCGTTCGACGCCGACGGCGGGGCCGAAGAACTCGGCGGCGTCGCGTTCGCGCCGCTGCTGGTCGAGGGCGAGCAGATCGACGCCGTCGAGCGCAACCGTACCGCCCGCGAGGACCGCGAGCACGCCCGTCGCGAGGCCCAGTCCCGACACGGCTGGCAACGCGACTGGATCGACTGGGACGACCGCTGA